DNA from Biomphalaria glabrata chromosome 14, xgBioGlab47.1, whole genome shotgun sequence:
tattattattattatagcttttatatagcgctactttcatgcttttagcatgctcagagcgcttgtGACCTAAAaataggataggtcataagaccagtgacctgtactgtactagcaagttagtccagtggtactttgtggtcccaattatattatctaggctaataactatagcctctagatgtataatactaccgagacaaacaaataataattctgagatttcagttgcaacaaaaaaaaaaggagtttatttacaaacaaaaggaaaagatcatgaaaaatataaatggcaataaaggctcaccaaaagaaaatgacataatgaaactaagcaaagtagcaagacagtttcAGGTCAATAAAATGAAAGGACCACCATcatagaggcacaataatgtcttatgccaaaaaaccaaaaagatggtttaTAATAATACCATACatgcattaacaatgaaatgacgtcattcatgagacattttatgtcaaaaaccaaagcgagggtttacattagtttacaataatatcatacatacattaactatgaaatgacgtcattcatgagacacactactgtctcgtatctaaacaaaatatgtctttcaaaaaaaaaaacatacagaagaggataagagactaagtagacctatgcctataccatttacataaatcaatttagtactaacaaattgataaaatctacttagctcattatcgaaatactcttcccacaacagtggcacactcctcttgagtaacacaacaATAGTACAACACAAGGATGAGTTAAacagtatatagatttaattcaaaatacactggtcagttgaaaggctcaagagagagtggcGATCGTAAACAATtgacagggacttaaatcaagtaataaagagggctaactctaataaaaaaaaataaaggtagccacccttattgtccctcttgtcacagcgcttttggtccaatttgtggaccagtggggggtatcggagttggttttccgtgctgcctttaggcgctcactaaacacaactctgcccgagtcgggtgtcgaacctcgagcccccttctaggtagccaagccaagccaaaatcaagcgcacttggcctctcgaccacgcttcccatattAGGTATAAACGGGCCGCACGGGTAAACTTACCAACGTGTACAGTTAATGGTTTGTTCACAtgttagatttttattttattcatgaaacaagtatttacagTGAACTTAATATTGCATAGGtatcgggaggggggggggaaggaggcactaattgtttttttttaatattctccTCTGTAATAAAAAAGTTGAAACTACAAATAGGAGCCCTAGCTACCAACTCGAACGTCCATCCTGCAAAAATCCTGCTGACGCCCCTGCCCACCCCAGGAAAAAAATGGCTACCTCCACGTGGCTAACTCATAGAATCTTTTAATATGTTGCAGTAtggtgtatatattttttttttaaaccacaaGTCCAAGTTCCCTGTTGCATCTTAATAAATACTAAGGTTAagtaatttacatatttttggtatttttttttttgcaacgtATTTCTTTTTAGATATTTATTAGACAGACATGTAtctattaaacattaatttttttttaatcgatagaacatgtctttttttttcacaatacaAGACAAAAGCATTTATGTCTGCCTTGATCACTACTTCTATTGGAGTCCTTCCTTTTCCTGGTTATAGGCCTACCATTTATCATCAGTACAGTAGGCCCTTTATACAAGTAAAATCTGCATCTTATCAAAACatatttgaataattttttttgttttcgttaaaaaaaagaagaaacaaatattttaaaagattacATCATGATATTCcattaacaacaaaaacaaaacaaagaaaaccaaATAAGACGGTAGTaactattgtattttatttttgaataagatttttatttttctaaaaaagtataacctttttttttgtactttataCAGACTTATTACAACATGGAACTCAGTCTACAATATATTTTCCTGACATTAGCTTTTATATCAAACACACCAAATGTTTTGGGACAAAGAGGTAAACTGTTTTAGTATTCAAGTAAGcaagattaaaaagaaaagatgaacaataaaacaacaggaaaaaaaaatatattaatggaGAAGTTCTCATTTACAGCCATACATTGAaatggatatattttttttctttttcagacaaatgtaattaattaccactaataaatgcatttaaaaggttactttttaatgatttaagttTCGTTAgaatacatgtatgtgtatttatgtatgtttgCAATATGTAGATATGTAGGTAtgtgtcaggactgagttctggtcagcctgggtctcctgtttattgtagaggagaaggggggcaaattcaggttgttgacttcaaaactgttattgttttgggttgtttttactTGGTGAGATGTTTTTGTTGAATATAATGCAACTCAAATTAAGGCAGtgtgtttttgttcctagtccgggacagttggactttttggATATAGATAGTCCAAGTGTAGACTCTATTTTTCTGTGTTGTAACTATTCAGTCTATGGAGTATTAAGCTGGTATATTTCTAATCGATACTGGATATTTTAAATGTCTTAACTGATTCTGTATTATAGtgcaaataatgtaattaaacatgttatatgtcggttaaatggcattctgaatcttattttgtcgTTGTATGTGTCGTTATGGTATtgcccaggacttgggtacatttagcatgacacaGACGTATattagagagaaaatgagtcTTGACagtatgtataaatgtatgtaagTATTTATGAATGTATATATCGATCTAACTATGAAACAAGCTACTCTGTTTAACATTAATACTACAAAGAACTAAAAAAGATTACACTATATCCTAAAGTAGAATTCTTAACAAATTCTAGATTAATAGTTCAATTTTTAACAGTACCCacactttttatttcattatataattcAACGAATTTGCGAACTCATCAATGATGAAAACTGGACGTTGGACATGTATGTCGAAAAAATGGCcctaacgattttcctacaaATTTAACAGTTTGTGCATACATTAAGAATGAAAAAAGGATAACTACTGTGAAATGAAAACTATAgtttaacagttttttttttgttttttttttcaaaatataatttcctttaaattaactcttttcttctaactaacgataccaacgttgatccGACCCCACttgattaaattaaattaaattttggatatataaattttaatttgtgttatataaaaagagcatgcatttttctataattatatatatattatattacatttcCAGATTACGTACACAACATTTTTTGAAGTTAGATCAAAAAGGGTGAAACACAaattagcaaaatgaataaCACCAActgaacatggaaaataattacggaaagaaagagttaaattaccGTAATTAGCTCAAATGTAGTTATTTTTGTATTCACAATAGAGTTCACCACATATAAATAGgcatttataaacatttttcgCACCGTCTCATATAGAAGTCAGATGCCGGCTAGGGAAAACTTGGCTGTGCAAAGCTCCCTGGTAAGATATCTCGCTATAAttaagccttaaaaaaaaatataaccttaaaattataaacagtCATCAGGTCTGTTCAGTTGAATTTGATTAAGAAGCAATACAACTTTTTTATGCTACCTTTTCAATTATagattaaaataaaaccaaTTTAAAACTGTTATATTTATAGTAAGCACTTTTATTAAGGATGCgcggtggcttagtggtaaGGCGCTAGGCTTCGTACCGGGGACCATATCCTGGAATAACAAGACGTCAGTCGTTCGTCGAACTATGAATACAAAAGTATTTGGTAACGGCAACACTTTTGACACCCGCTCGTATTTATGTGATTTGGGACTTAGGTTTCCTGTGTAATTATCTTTACTTAAAGAGAAGTATAAAGTTGTTTGAATattatccaaaaataattttaaaatgcccCCAAAAAAtccatgcaattttttttttacacaagtatgattttttttttggctttgtcAAAAGTATATCTACACTATAAAGtaaaagtaaggcgtatgtatgtatgtatctatgtctatgtatgtatgtatgtgccgaaATCAacaccgtttgaccaatcttgatacaACTTGGCGGAAATGTTCCTTGGTTACTTACTTAGACCGCAgtatatgtattgtagccctaaaactaacttaagaccctcaaaaaaagttgcccaactctatgaaagcattgtAACTTTTTCGATCTAAACTATGTTTACAATgatgacatgagaaaagatcgaaaggatttagatatatatatatatatatatttataagaacTACAGTTTGCAAATATAGTTTTTtcactttgacacatgaaaatacaaaacatagtctattgatttcattatttaataaaattaaccttcaaatttgtgtttcaaaaacatttttacataaattcggtCTTTAAATCTGCGAATTTTTTTTCCTGACGTACaatatttcattagacattacccgaAAGGTTACATATCTGTCTCCTaagtctaaaactctaattcaactctaaaaTAATAGAACGTCTCTTCGAAAAGTTTTATACagtaacacataaacatactaattatacaccattcatttcatattttaatcaaattaacattcaaacttctttttctaaagcttttttacataaatgcaactctattcttaataatgcgtgtctctaaatttagatctatacacaagccaatgtttttataaaaaaaaaaaagaattcaggtaatttttagctccattcatatttttttattcatgaattcatgcattcgctttatttataatattattattttctttaattgtttctaatgcactatatcagtgatTACGTCAGCAATACGCAAGTTAAGACTCTCGGGCTgcgggtaatatctgtctagtatatatatatatatatatgtatatatatatatactttgttATCTTTTGCGCACACCTCATATAAGATCGTGGGAATCTAATCTATCTCATGTTCGAATCTGATGCAATATTATTTCATCGAATAGACAAcacattattataaatattttaaagagtatgttagaatgtaaacatatatacatcaCTTAAGTTaactaatatatttatttcaaagctAACGTCAGAACTTTTAGCGCCACAATGACCCGCGCCCAAACAGTCGCGTCACTACAATCATTTGCCTTATGTCAAGGTCTCACCCAAtgcatttaaaattagattaatCTTTTTACAAGGAATGAAAACTGCGTagtcacaacctgtgggaagCTTAGAACAATAGCTTGTTGCCGCGTCTATAACAATTTATCCAGATTGCTATACCGAAGTCAGAAAAATACCATGCggatttaaaaatcaaaacctactGTAAAAATCAAAATGTCATAAATGTTTATCTTTTAGTAACAAGTAACAGTAGAAATGGACAAATATGTCAATAAAGATTTGTTAGTATATCAAGTAATTATCATCAATGTATTTTTAAtctactttatttacatactatatgataatgttaaaaatatgttttgccTCTTTCATTTCTAGCAAGCATGTAAAGCCTGGGGTGATAATTTTGCTATACTTGATTCAGATGATTTGGCTTAAAAGGTTATTCGCAATTGGTACATGTAAAGCTTTCAGTTGTGAAATGAAAAGTTAAATGTCTATTATAAAAGGATTTTATGTCAAAATGGAGTGTTTTGAAATTCAGAATACAGcctaaataatttttgtttgtgatTATAAATCAACTACTGCACACATACAAAACTTTGCTAGCTTTGTATAAAAATAGGTTAATAATCAATTTAtgtatcatttctttttttaaaaatggacaCAAGATTTGCATATAGTAGATTACTACAAAGCTTAGAAcgtttgattttaatttttttttttttttatttttttaaaattcaaaatgttATGTATGTCTGTAGTAAATTCACAACATGATTGTAGGTCTATCATTGATTTGAAGACATAAAATTAGTTGCAAAAAATATCAACACTTATACTTAATACTAAACAAATGTGTACAACTTCACAACATAGTATGTTCTGGTTACTTACTTACAATGTAATCAAAACCACATATAATTATTTACTCATTAAAAGCCACCTACAAAATTAGATTTAATAactacaattattaattgtataGAACTACATCTGTTCTGGTGTATACTTTTGCTTATATTAAAATTAGTTGCATATTCTTAAAAACTTGTTTTGGGACTGCATTttctaatataattataaataaggCTTGTCATTGAGCTTGAGCCCTACAGAACTGATGtgtgaataaaagaaaaaattgatgtaattttttttttattaaagtggATATATTTTCCTGTTACTTGGAGACGATGTTGAAGTGACTTTCATCTCTAAAAAGATTCTCCTCCCCTGAGTCTGCCCTGACAGAAAATGGTGGAATGTTTCTTAATATTGTAATTGCTGAGTCTTTCTCCGTCTTGCAGTTTCCTCCCTTCGGCTGTGTGAAGATACTGCTGACTGGCTTCCACGTTTGTCTTCTCCTGAACTTTCTTCCTGAAGCTTGTGACTTCTTCATGCTCTTCAACTTGTACGGTCACAGTTTTACCTTCCAGAGTTTTCACGAACACTTCAAAATgcctgaaaataattttaaataatgcatgaaaaagaataaatataGCTGGAATAGACCAAATGAAAGTAGATGACTGAATGAGTGCGTTGTTAACAGTTATAGCTTAGACTCATTGTGTTTTGAGAAAAGAACGGATCTATGACAGAGCTAGAAAGTAAACCTTTTTAAACTTCGATTTTAACACGTATTTAGATATCGAAACCATACAAtaattagatattttaaaatgatggaTTACATAATGACCCTTATGTaataaagttccactttcagaccttgctatctatagggctTATGTTGTTTCTGTGTAAACGAGGATGTCATatagctagcacaacgaccaaccgtctttactttttacCAACTAATGCCATTATAGCAGGATTGACTGCAtgagagcttttttttttaatttaattttttttttgtactaaataTGTCGGAAACAGTTAAAAAGTTAGTTTGAACCAGTTATTTAAAGGAAGGATGAATAGAATAGTTAATAAAcgatacatttaaaattaaattattttgttggagATAAACATATTATTATAACTTTTCATTTCATGTGTACTATATtacatagaggaaagtagctggcataAGATGGCTTCTGAAAGAGACAACAGAGCTTTCACGAATGCCTCAGAACACAACATTCGTGAGCCAGAGGAACAACCTTGTAGATTGCAGGCTCTGAAGACGTAAGGAAGAATTAAACACAACACCGGCCTACAACTTCTAAAAGCTCGCCACTGGGTTGGCTTAGCCCTTTGAAACAATGCAATCCTTGATCTTCGGAATCGAATATATTTCTATTGACATTATATGTATTGGTAATAGTATAAATAAAAGACAATGTAGATAGATTATGCAAGTATGTAATAAAAGATGTGAAACAAAACTTAAGCTTACTGTTCAACCCATTCTTGGGTTTTCGTCTGCGAGTCTTTTCTCTCCATAGGCAAGGGCTCACCAAGTTTCATACCATTTCCACTTCCTGATCCACTTCCTATTCCACTATCTTGACTAATCACAGATCTGTTTGACGCTGCTTTTCCCATTACTACGCTTGATGCTGGGGAACCAGATCCTCTTCCTATTCCACTATCTTGACTCAGAACAGATCTGTTTGACGCTGCTTTGTCCATTACTACGCTTGATGCTGGGGAACCGTATCCACTTCCGATTCCACTATCTTGACTCAGCACAGACCTGCTTGACGCTGCCTTGCCCATTACTACGCTTGATGCTGGGGAGCTTGATCCACTTCCTATTCCACTTTCTGGACTCAACACAGACCTGTTGGATGCTGCTGCATCGTTCAGTAAGGTAAAGTGACCCTCAGGACCACGTACTTCTGAATTGTCCATCATTACACTTGAAGGTGGTGAacctttgtatatatatatatatataaatgcatttatttagaATCACTAAATATGACAATATGAcaaaacactttatttattcttcACACTGAGACATTATACTTGTTTAATATAATGAGCAATTATCCTTAAACATGTAGGTAAATATGTTAAACTAATCCGAGGACACCAGATATTTCGTACTTACCTTACCACTTTTGTAGAATTTTTCATAAAATCCAGAGGTTAAAAGGAAATGAAGTCAaactattaataatttgaagttccccttttagacatAGAACAGTTTTCATAATTTTCTCTATTCTTTAGCTCACAATTAaggagggtatcatgtggccagcacaacgactaacagTCTTTACTATCGCCCGCAATAAAACAAACCCAGTATTTACCTTGATTGGAACCGAGATCCCTTCGAAAGCCAGACGCTTTACCACATTACCACTAGGCCAAAGCATAGTGTAAATTCatggatttatttccctttattaGTGAGTGAGTCGTTTAGGAGATGTTTCATGCattgaataaaattaataaaatacaagcTTTTTTCTGGTGTAGCCAATCTATAGAATACACCATTGATCTTTCAATATGcgttcttaatttttttttataatttgtccTTATTTTATACAAAATGATTTCTAATCCTTTTCTTATTCTTATTTTGTATCGATTTCTGTTAAATCATTACAATATAGCAggacatttttttccttttttttttcattgattttattaattGGAACTTTAAATCAGATCTTAGATatcattatttaaacaaaaagcccctttcagaccttgcgatctatagggctaaTAATGTAAAGGTCCTCTGTTTCCGAGTGTGTCATCTGGCCAGTACAAGGACCAAACGGCTTTACCTCCCCTAGCTATAAGCAAtgtccattagagctggttggactaagaagcaaaagatcccgaaatttaaaataccagtcttcaccaggatttggaAGCTAAGCACTTTATCACTCTGTTTATATTTACAGTTATTCGATGAACTTGTAAAATCAGTTTAACCATCGATTTTTGTTTGATAAGGAGGTAAATCAGAGATGAATAATTTTATTATgggaaaaatataaaataacgagcatattaaaatacataccTACGGATACATTTGTATACATACGGATACATTTGTATACATACGGAGACAAGTTTTACTCGAAGGATTGCACATGAAGAGAAATGAATACTATTTATAGAGTCTACGTGAACAACGAATACAGACCTATAATAGTGGAGTCGGAGCTGACACTGCTTAAGCTTTCAGTTTCTGTCATGTCACTGACACCACTGTCAATGTCCATGTCATCACATTCACTGGTCATCTTGGACTATGTAGTTTAGAATTCCTAAAATACACACAAAAGatgtgaataaataaaataatatgcctgatagatagatagatagatagatagatagatagatagatagatagatagatagatgtttagatagatatatgtttagatagatagatatatgtttagatagatagaaagatagatagatagatagatagatagatagatagatagatagatagatagatagatagatagatagatagatagatagatagatacatagatagatagatagacagatagatagatagatctagatagatagatagatagatagatagatagatagatagatagatagagagatagatagatagatagatagagagatagatagatagatagatagatagacagatagatagatagatagatagatagatagatagatatgtagtgctgttaattatacattttatttgttctgCCACGTGGAtagacaaaaaatatatttaagaaattatatattttatagggatactttcttatttaaaaattctaGCAAAGTTAAACATTAGGTGTAAAAGGTGTTCATTacataagtttttaaaaaaaatccctttcagaccttccgatctatagggtagatgatgtttatggtcatctgtttctgtggctaacggttaatgagcagggtgtcatgtggccagcacaacgaccaaccgtctttacttttcccaactaatgtcaggtacccatattagttgggtagactcaggggcgccctaaaaatccagaaattcaaaatctcagtcttttCCGAGATTCGAATCCAGTTTCTGGGGGCCGAgcgatttaccactcagccaccgtacCCCCTTTTTGTTAGTGATTGGAACGTTTACCCCTCCTTTCTCCCACCACCCatccccaaagtggtccacacaAGTGATTGGACCGGACACCCTCTCCCCCACCACCCATCCCCCAAGTGGTCCACACAAGGGATTGGACCGGACACCCTCTCCCCCACCACCCatccccaaagtggtccacacaAGTGATTGGACCGGACACCCTCTCCCCCACCACCCATCCCCCAAGTGGTCCACACAAGGGATTGGACCGGACACCCTCTCCCCCACCACCCATCCCCCAAGTGGTCCACACAAGTGATTGAACCTCAGCGCATTGAGCATTACAAAGCAGGAAATTACGTTAAATAACACAATGAGTACACATATTTACAAGAGCACAGATGCCTTGTTGTTATTCtaggtctattacaaattagacgatggattcaaaataattgatactactatacttattattatctttgatttttttttttacttgt
Protein-coding regions in this window:
- the LOC106059219 gene encoding uncharacterized protein LOC106059219, with the translated sequence MTSECDDMDIDSGVSDMTETESLSSVSSDSTIIGSPPSSVMMDNSEVRGPEGHFTLLNDAAASNRSVLSPESGIGSGSSSPASSVVMGKAASSRSVLSQDSGIGSGYGSPASSVVMDKAASNRSVLSQDSGIGRGSGSPASSVVMGKAASNRSVISQDSGIGSGSGSGNGMKLGEPLPMERKDSQTKTQEWVEQHFEVFVKTLEGKTVTVQVEEHEEVTSFRKKVQEKTNVEASQQYLHTAEGRKLQDGERLSNYNIKKHSTIFCQGRLRGGESF